The following proteins come from a genomic window of Nostoc sp. TCL26-01:
- a CDS encoding sigma-70 family RNA polymerase sigma factor, giving the protein MRSRQSIPEMFATFLQWEADRFSGWVYDAKLRRSIQNCLTQLSETQHSETFWAIYWHKNWQNQPNSLAEGHLSAYLQETCYWAATRTIPQYASVQCKLSDCFQIAIAQLPKILKGCDPDQKASLKSYGNVAFANIIRDALRQKQEIDYCHDWALLLKLSRKRLQESLENAGLTEEIISCYLLAWKCFVDAYILSKSPKVRKLQKPDEDTWQTISQLYNQEGNPPQTPATLEKWLILSAKHARAYLYPVVSSLNLPKLGQADGELQDDLLDTTNESLLANLITEEETATRQNLQLEIQNILKDALTKLPPQAQQLLQLYYQEGLTQQQIAQQLQIQQYQVSRQLSKATESLLLTITKWSQEKTHISPTSHVVKHISAVLEEWLQNYFRNLPHSLQE; this is encoded by the coding sequence ATGCGCTCTCGGCAAAGTATACCGGAAATGTTTGCGACTTTCCTACAATGGGAAGCTGATCGCTTTAGTGGTTGGGTATATGATGCCAAGTTAAGGCGTAGTATCCAAAATTGCTTGACTCAGTTATCCGAAACTCAACACTCAGAAACTTTTTGGGCAATTTACTGGCATAAAAATTGGCAAAATCAACCAAATTCTTTAGCGGAAGGTCATTTGTCTGCTTATTTACAGGAAACTTGTTATTGGGCTGCGACAAGAACGATTCCCCAATATGCTAGTGTCCAGTGTAAATTATCAGACTGTTTTCAAATAGCGATCGCCCAATTACCAAAAATCCTCAAAGGTTGCGATCCTGACCAAAAAGCTAGTCTCAAAAGTTATGGTAATGTCGCTTTTGCCAATATCATCCGCGATGCTTTACGGCAAAAACAAGAGATAGATTATTGTCATGATTGGGCTTTATTGTTGAAGTTAAGCCGCAAGCGATTACAAGAGTCTTTAGAAAATGCGGGATTAACAGAGGAAATTATTAGCTGTTACTTATTGGCTTGGAAATGTTTTGTTGATGCTTATATTCTCAGTAAATCGCCAAAGGTGCGGAAGTTGCAAAAACCTGATGAGGATACTTGGCAAACGATATCTCAACTCTACAACCAAGAAGGAAATCCGCCACAGACTCCCGCAACTCTAGAAAAATGGCTAATTTTATCAGCAAAACACGCACGTGCTTATCTATATCCCGTGGTTTCTTCCCTCAACCTACCTAAACTAGGACAAGCAGACGGGGAGTTGCAAGATGATTTACTTGACACTACAAATGAGTCTCTATTAGCAAATCTGATTACCGAAGAAGAAACCGCAACTCGCCAAAATCTACAACTAGAAATTCAAAATATTTTAAAAGATGCCTTGACAAAATTACCACCACAAGCACAACAACTGCTGCAACTATACTATCAAGAAGGATTGACGCAACAGCAAATTGCTCAACAACTGCAAATCCAGCAATATCAAGTATCACGGCAATTATCTAAGGCAACAGAATCTTTATTATTGACAATCACGAAATGGAGTCAAGAAAAAACGCATATTTCTCCTACTTCCCACGTGGTTAAACATATTAGTGCAGTGTTAGAGGAGTGGTTACAGAATTATTTCCGTAATCTGCCTCACTCTTTACAGGAGTAG
- a CDS encoding type II toxin-antitoxin system VapC family toxin produces MRYVLDTNVALYLLGGKLLNPLPVGEFYLSVISEIEMLSYPAIAADEMLRVQQFLSQVTVIGIDEDIKNQTIILRKKYRLKLPDAIVCASALSTNSLLLSNDAQLSRVTEISINTVQV; encoded by the coding sequence ATGCGATATGTTCTTGATACTAATGTAGCTTTGTATCTTTTAGGAGGAAAGCTGCTTAACCCTTTGCCTGTTGGCGAGTTTTACTTATCTGTGATTAGTGAAATAGAGATGCTTTCTTATCCAGCGATCGCGGCAGATGAAATGCTGAGAGTACAGCAGTTTCTATCTCAAGTCACAGTCATTGGTATCGACGAAGATATAAAAAATCAGACAATTATACTACGTAAAAAATATCGATTGAAATTACCCGATGCAATTGTTTGCGCCTCAGCTTTATCTACTAATTCATTACTTTTGAGCAATGATGCACAGTTGAGTAGAGTAACAGAAATCAGCATTAATACTGTTCAAGTTTAA
- a CDS encoding Uma2 family endonuclease: MVLHQPPHSIPVPVLASGDRLTRAEFERRYEATPEKFKAELIEGIVYVASPVRAFHGVPHAALITWLGVYSAATPGTSGTDNTTTRLDLDNEPQPDAMLRMETGGTSTLSADGYIEGTPELIAEIATSSAAIDLGAKKNAYRRNGVQEYLVWQTFENRLSWFRLQSEEFVLIEPDESGIIRSSIFPGLWLAVTALLEGRMIDVLNTLQTGLTSPEHQAFVQKLAEQ; this comes from the coding sequence ATGGTTTTGCATCAACCTCCTCATTCTATACCAGTTCCGGTTTTAGCCAGTGGCGATCGCCTTACTCGTGCTGAGTTTGAGCGCCGCTACGAAGCAACCCCAGAAAAATTCAAAGCCGAACTCATTGAAGGAATCGTTTACGTGGCATCCCCTGTTAGAGCTTTTCATGGTGTTCCCCATGCTGCATTGATTACTTGGCTGGGAGTTTACAGCGCTGCAACTCCTGGTACTAGCGGAACCGATAACACCACTACAAGGTTGGATTTAGACAATGAACCCCAACCGGATGCGATGCTGCGGATGGAAACTGGCGGTACTTCTACCCTGAGTGCAGACGGCTACATCGAGGGGACACCCGAACTGATTGCCGAAATTGCCACTAGCAGTGCGGCTATTGATTTGGGGGCTAAAAAAAATGCTTATCGCCGTAACGGAGTGCAAGAGTATCTTGTGTGGCAAACCTTTGAAAATCGGCTGAGTTGGTTTCGGTTGCAGTCTGAGGAATTTGTTCTCATCGAGCCAGATGAGTCTGGCATAATTCGTAGTAGCATCTTTCCAGGGCTGTGGCTAGCAGTGACGGCTTTATTGGAAGGTAGAATGATCGATGTCTTGAATACTCTGCAAACAGGTTTAACATCACCTGAGCATCAAGCCTTTGTCCAGAAACTTGCCGAGCAATAG
- the hisC gene encoding histidinol-phosphate transaminase, whose amino-acid sequence MPNYFRANVDAMASYIPGEQPPRGTQIIKLNSNENPYPPSPLALAALQNIDGEQLRRYPEPFGGEFRQAASQVLGVPSDWMIVGNGSDEILSIVIRACTEPGRKVVYPMPTYVLYRTLTEMQAADVVEIPYKEDYSLPLDELIAADGAVTFIASPNSPSGHIVAKADLRKLASHLSGVLVIDEAYVDFAQENAVDLVQEYANVILIRTLSKGYSLAGLRLGFGVANPQLLDGLLKVKDSYNVDAIASTVATAAIIDQAYKNACVAKIQASRNQLTTDLKNLGFHVWDSQTNFLLVQPPQNNAEYLYQQLKAQKILIRYFKQPGLDDKLRITVGTDEQNQTLVKALGYLLQELPTE is encoded by the coding sequence ATGCCCAATTACTTCCGCGCCAATGTTGATGCAATGGCTAGCTATATTCCCGGTGAACAGCCACCACGGGGGACGCAAATCATTAAACTCAACAGCAACGAAAATCCTTACCCTCCTTCGCCTCTAGCTTTAGCCGCGTTGCAAAATATTGATGGTGAACAGTTGCGGCGATATCCCGAACCATTTGGGGGAGAATTTCGCCAAGCGGCTAGTCAAGTTTTGGGTGTTCCTAGTGATTGGATGATTGTCGGTAATGGTAGCGACGAAATTTTGAGTATAGTTATTCGTGCTTGTACAGAACCGGGACGAAAGGTAGTTTATCCCATGCCTACTTATGTTTTGTATCGCACATTAACCGAGATGCAGGCGGCGGATGTTGTAGAGATTCCCTACAAGGAAGACTATAGTTTACCTTTAGATGAGTTGATTGCGGCTGATGGTGCGGTTACATTTATTGCTTCTCCCAATAGTCCATCTGGTCATATAGTAGCGAAGGCTGACTTACGCAAATTAGCCAGTCATTTATCTGGGGTGTTAGTTATTGATGAAGCATATGTAGACTTTGCTCAAGAAAATGCTGTGGATTTAGTGCAGGAGTATGCAAACGTCATTTTAATTCGCACACTGTCTAAAGGTTATTCCCTAGCCGGGTTGCGGTTGGGTTTTGGGGTGGCAAATCCTCAATTATTAGATGGATTATTGAAAGTGAAAGACAGCTATAATGTGGATGCGATCGCCTCTACGGTCGCCACAGCCGCTATTATCGACCAAGCCTATAAAAATGCCTGTGTAGCCAAGATTCAAGCATCCAGAAATCAACTAACAACAGACTTAAAAAACTTAGGTTTTCATGTTTGGGATTCTCAAACCAACTTTTTATTAGTGCAACCTCCCCAAAACAATGCCGAATACCTCTATCAACAATTGAAAGCACAGAAAATTCTCATCCGCTACTTTAAACAACCAGGATTAGATGATAAATTACGGATCACAGTTGGCACTGATGAGCAAAATCAAACTTTAGTAAAAGCGCTGGGCTATCTACTACAAGAGTTGCCAACAGAATAA
- a CDS encoding type II toxin-antitoxin system RelE/ParE family toxin, which translates to MSWVVEFHPDFEPEFDAIPEEVQNKLLARASLLAAFGFELGRPHVDTLNGSRHSNMKELRFKAADGVWRVAFAFDPKRYAILLVAGDKSGGSESRFYKQLIKTADARFDAHLAQLKTEHEEK; encoded by the coding sequence ATGAGTTGGGTTGTTGAATTTCATCCAGATTTTGAACCGGAATTCGATGCCATACCAGAAGAGGTGCAAAATAAGTTACTTGCTCGTGCCAGTCTATTGGCAGCTTTTGGTTTTGAATTGGGACGACCTCATGTTGACACACTTAATGGTTCACGACATAGCAACATGAAGGAACTCAGATTTAAAGCAGCAGATGGTGTTTGGCGTGTCGCCTTTGCATTTGATCCTAAACGTTATGCAATATTGCTAGTCGCAGGTGACAAATCAGGTGGTAGTGAAAGTCGTTTTTACAAACAACTGATCAAAACAGCCGATGCTAGATTTGATGCACACTTAGCTCAATTAAAGACTGAACATGAGGAAAAGTGA
- a CDS encoding helix-turn-helix domain-containing protein, whose product MGRTLKEKLEQLSPERQKKIEEESNLLIAEEMTRQQLRLALKLTQAQMAELLQVDQGNISKLEQRADLMLSTLQKYIAAMGGELRLVVEFPERPPVRLIGFSEIAASEELEDDHTLPVK is encoded by the coding sequence ATGGGTAGAACACTGAAAGAAAAATTAGAACAGTTATCACCAGAACGACAAAAAAAGATTGAAGAAGAATCGAACTTGCTCATCGCCGAGGAAATGACTCGACAGCAACTAAGGCTCGCACTTAAACTCACCCAAGCACAGATGGCAGAACTTCTGCAAGTTGACCAAGGGAATATTTCTAAACTAGAACAGCGCGCAGATTTAATGCTGTCCACTTTGCAGAAGTATATTGCAGCAATGGGAGGAGAATTACGCCTTGTTGTGGAATTTCCCGAACGTCCCCCTGTCAGGCTTATAGGTTTTTCAGAAATTGCAGCATCAGAGGAGCTAGAAGACGATCACACTCTACCAGTAAAATGA
- a CDS encoding aldehyde dehydrogenase family protein: MTKPMEVRNPRTGKFDYVIIPPPPRLLAQQCNRARRSQPRWLQLGVEGRITALQQWKQAIISKREQLTEALVNDTGRLSISVLEIDSFLASIDRWCGLAPELLQESAKNTSIPFIALQQTAVPYSLVGVISPWNFPLLLSMIDTIPALIAGCAVIVKPSEIAPRFVAPLLTALNTVPELREVLVFLEGGGETGAALIECLDLVCFTGSVSTGREVAQEAARLFIPAYLELGGKDPAIVLESANLELATSAILWGAVVNTGQSCLSIERIYVAESIFEDFYHKLVAKAHRLQLAYPTVEDGAIGPIIAERQAGIINDHILDAVEKGAVIHCGGKVEELGGGWWCRPTVLTQVNHSMKVMTEETFGPIMPVMPFPTVEEAIYLANDSIYGLSAAVFAGSEAEALTVARQLNAGAISINDAGLTAMMHEGEKNAFKFSGMGGSRMGASGLKRFLRKQAFLIKTNSNHDPWWFE, encoded by the coding sequence ATGACAAAACCAATGGAAGTTCGTAATCCCAGGACGGGAAAATTTGATTATGTGATTATTCCACCGCCGCCGAGGCTGTTGGCACAGCAATGTAATCGGGCGCGGCGATCGCAACCTCGTTGGTTACAATTGGGTGTAGAGGGAAGAATCACCGCTTTGCAGCAATGGAAGCAAGCGATTATATCCAAACGTGAACAGTTAACAGAAGCTTTGGTCAATGATACAGGTAGATTATCGATATCTGTGTTAGAAATTGATTCTTTTTTAGCTAGTATTGACCGTTGGTGTGGTTTAGCGCCAGAATTACTGCAAGAATCAGCTAAAAATACCAGCATTCCCTTCATTGCTCTGCAACAAACGGCTGTACCTTACTCCTTAGTTGGGGTGATTAGTCCGTGGAATTTTCCCCTATTGCTCTCGATGATTGATACAATTCCGGCTCTCATAGCAGGTTGTGCGGTAATTGTCAAGCCTAGTGAAATTGCACCCCGATTTGTCGCACCACTGTTGACAGCTTTGAATACAGTCCCCGAATTGCGGGAAGTTTTGGTTTTTCTGGAGGGAGGTGGAGAAACTGGTGCAGCTTTAATTGAGTGTCTAGATTTAGTCTGTTTTACAGGTAGTGTCTCTACAGGGAGAGAAGTAGCCCAAGAGGCGGCTAGACTATTTATTCCCGCTTATTTAGAATTGGGAGGTAAAGATCCAGCGATCGTTTTAGAGTCAGCTAATTTAGAATTAGCCACCTCAGCGATTTTGTGGGGTGCAGTGGTGAATACGGGACAGTCTTGTTTATCTATTGAAAGAATTTACGTTGCTGAATCTATATTTGAAGACTTTTATCATAAATTAGTAGCCAAAGCCCATCGTCTGCAACTAGCTTACCCCACGGTAGAAGATGGAGCGATCGGCCCTATCATTGCAGAAAGGCAAGCTGGGATTATTAATGATCATATTTTAGATGCAGTGGAAAAAGGTGCAGTTATTCATTGTGGCGGTAAAGTCGAAGAACTAGGCGGTGGTTGGTGGTGTCGTCCAACAGTGCTAACGCAAGTTAATCATTCCATGAAAGTCATGACAGAAGAGACTTTTGGCCCTATCATGCCTGTGATGCCGTTCCCCACTGTAGAAGAAGCGATATATTTAGCCAACGACTCCATCTATGGACTGAGTGCGGCGGTGTTTGCAGGTTCCGAAGCAGAAGCTTTAACAGTTGCGCGACAATTAAATGCAGGTGCTATCAGTATCAATGATGCTGGACTCACAGCGATGATGCACGAGGGAGAAAAAAATGCTTTCAAGTTCTCCGGTATGGGTGGTTCACGCATGGGTGCATCAGGCTTAAAGCGGTTCTTACGAAAACAAGCATTTTTAATTAAAACCAACTCTAATCATGACCCTTGGTGGTTTGAGTAG
- a CDS encoding nitrilase-related carbon-nitrogen hydrolase produces the protein MADNSGNLDSYRALALQVTCHAVNQASDRQEAGLMMQNSISRLARQIAASIAFIGFDCRLIVLPEYFLTGFPLGEPLEVWANKACLEINGAEYEELGKIAQKHQIFLAGNAYELDPNFPQLYFQTCFVIDPSGSVVLRYRRLNSLFAPTPHDVWDKYLDCYGLEAVFPVAKTSIGNLAALASEEILYPEVARCLAMRGAEIFLHSTSEVYNKTLTPKDAAKITRAVENMVYVVSANTAGLANSPIPIASVDGGSKIIDHRGIVLAETGAGESMAAFAEIDLVALRRDRQRPGLNNLLSRQRFELYAQSYSQSIYPANTMLDKEINRQHFIQTQQATIERLSQLGIICKGSDEC, from the coding sequence ATGGCAGATAACTCTGGTAATCTAGATTCATATCGAGCTTTGGCACTGCAAGTTACTTGTCATGCAGTGAATCAGGCGAGCGATCGTCAAGAAGCTGGGTTGATGATGCAAAATAGTATTAGCCGCTTGGCACGACAAATTGCCGCTAGCATCGCTTTTATTGGTTTTGACTGCCGTTTAATTGTGTTACCAGAATATTTTCTCACAGGCTTTCCCTTGGGGGAACCTCTAGAGGTATGGGCAAATAAAGCTTGTTTAGAAATCAACGGTGCTGAATATGAGGAGTTGGGAAAAATTGCCCAGAAACACCAAATTTTTTTAGCTGGTAACGCTTACGAACTCGATCCCAATTTTCCTCAACTATACTTTCAAACCTGCTTTGTCATCGACCCTTCTGGTTCAGTAGTTTTACGGTATCGGCGGTTAAATTCCTTGTTTGCACCTACACCCCATGATGTTTGGGATAAGTATTTAGATTGTTACGGTTTAGAAGCAGTGTTTCCTGTAGCCAAAACGTCCATTGGGAATTTAGCAGCTTTAGCATCAGAAGAAATTTTATATCCAGAAGTAGCAAGATGTTTAGCAATGCGGGGAGCAGAAATTTTTCTCCATTCCACATCAGAAGTATATAACAAAACACTCACCCCCAAAGATGCGGCTAAAATTACCCGCGCTGTAGAAAACATGGTATACGTAGTTTCAGCTAATACAGCCGGACTAGCTAATAGCCCCATCCCCATAGCCTCAGTTGACGGTGGCTCAAAAATCATTGACCATCGCGGTATTGTCCTAGCAGAAACAGGTGCAGGCGAAAGCATGGCAGCATTTGCCGAGATAGATTTAGTCGCATTAAGACGCGATCGCCAAAGACCAGGGTTAAATAATTTACTTTCTCGCCAAAGATTTGAACTCTACGCTCAAAGTTACTCCCAGTCAATTTACCCAGCTAACACCATGTTGGACAAAGAAATCAACCGTCAACACTTCATCCAAACCCAACAAGCCACCATCGAGCGTCTGTCACAATTAGGGATAATTTGTAAGGGGAGTGATGAGTGCTGA
- a CDS encoding red chlorophyll catabolite reductase yields the protein MDKQQFSVESTAIFEQLWNITKELRQKLDARFEVHLHPSTQDLQNYAAQVGAAHGSLNAFTGTEIDWLVHSWLREPQSGFCNMHLTIWLGSQIRVPHLAFAFATVPHLFFYMDYVARSDLFTDLDYLDRYYEPVNATYLKFLDDARFQQYMSKTLYIRQVQSQTSLCYTSPVTEETIATVQTVAHEMMDRWLGWVDEAEPVPESERAALAKRDLIIRRAIAERDPDNKIATRLFGEAMTDKLVRSLWGEVRE from the coding sequence ATGGATAAACAGCAATTTTCTGTAGAGAGTACAGCTATATTTGAGCAGTTATGGAATATCACGAAAGAACTACGGCAAAAATTAGATGCACGTTTTGAAGTACATCTGCATCCCTCTACTCAAGATTTACAGAATTATGCGGCTCAAGTAGGAGCAGCGCACGGTTCTCTCAATGCTTTCACTGGTACAGAAATCGATTGGTTAGTCCATTCATGGTTGCGTGAACCACAATCAGGCTTTTGCAATATGCACCTGACAATTTGGTTGGGTTCGCAGATTCGTGTGCCTCATTTGGCTTTTGCCTTTGCCACTGTACCGCATCTATTCTTTTATATGGATTATGTAGCGCGGAGTGATTTGTTTACTGACTTAGATTATTTAGATCGTTACTATGAACCTGTCAACGCAACATACTTAAAATTTCTCGATGATGCTCGATTTCAACAGTATATGAGTAAAACTCTGTACATCCGTCAAGTACAGTCGCAAACCAGTTTATGTTACACCAGTCCCGTAACAGAAGAAACGATCGCCACTGTTCAAACGGTAGCTCATGAGATGATGGATCGGTGGTTGGGTTGGGTAGATGAAGCAGAACCCGTACCAGAATCAGAACGTGCGGCTTTAGCAAAACGCGATTTAATTATCCGCCGAGCGATCGCTGAACGTGACCCAGATAATAAAATAGCTACACGCCTATTTGGTGAAGCCATGACTGATAAATTAGTGCGATCGCTCTGGGGAGAAGTGAGAGAATAA
- a CDS encoding DUF6174 domain-containing protein, translating to MRLPLIIGVGLLVSLSFNLPVLSQPNTTVQIAQATLNNKLNLRLLKYNRSLWNSKNIFNYRYTLSNSCFCIPDARGPVIIEVRNGQTVSITSVATGQPADPQFFQRYNTVPKLFDVIQDAIARRADSLNVSYNHRLGYPTQINIDYESQIADEELFLTIENFQKL from the coding sequence ATGCGTTTACCTTTGATCATTGGTGTGGGATTGTTGGTATCTTTGAGCTTTAACTTGCCTGTATTGTCTCAACCAAATACTACCGTCCAAATAGCACAAGCAACATTAAACAATAAACTGAATTTAAGATTATTAAAATACAATCGCAGCTTGTGGAATAGCAAAAATATTTTCAATTATCGCTATACACTCAGCAATAGTTGCTTCTGTATACCTGATGCTAGAGGCCCAGTAATTATCGAAGTCCGCAATGGTCAAACAGTTTCAATTACATCTGTGGCTACTGGTCAACCAGCTGATCCGCAGTTTTTTCAAAGATATAATACAGTTCCCAAATTATTCGATGTGATTCAAGATGCTATCGCACGGCGAGCAGATAGCTTAAATGTGAGTTACAATCACAGGCTGGGCTATCCTACACAAATTAATATTGATTACGAAAGCCAGATAGCAGATGAAGAGTTATTTCTCACTATTGAGAATTTTCAAAAACTGTAA